A genome region from Littorina saxatilis isolate snail1 linkage group LG16, US_GU_Lsax_2.0, whole genome shotgun sequence includes the following:
- the LOC138949894 gene encoding histamine H2 receptor-like translates to MTNLTNLTSTTDLIPTGQTEENSTAVKVLIIIILSFIIVTASVGNLLVFIAVVIERSLQRGTYFLIASLAVADLLCAVLSMHFAVHIALYGQWVFGAVYCRIWIACDVVLCFASILHLCPIALDRYLCIRHSTLYARTVTTPRTVALIAGIWAWSLLDAFVLVYFGWQKPDNEGSGSQRCDAIFKPGYIIGITIISFYVPCIALLVIYTKLFVYVFLHQRKMRQNGTTTITRYKQTDLKIAISLTIITGSFMVCWVPFFSANFAEAVNETDISSLTFVVLTWLGYANSCINPVVYGFFTKPFRCAFRRMFCLRRFYDESGHSRVSHFTMDRRVSTATLNRLNVVPETRSCVVSLATDSRKGTLPLATDSGSGPLPLATDSGRGTLPLATDIGSGPLPLATDSGSGTLPLATDSGNGTLPLETDSARVTRALPLATDSELDAVPFATDSAIDALPLATGSRRGTLPLATDSRSGTLPLATDSELDAVPFATDSAIDALPLATGSRRGTLPLATDSRSGTLPLATDSWSGTLT, encoded by the coding sequence ATGACGAACCTCACGAACTTAACGAGCACGACGGACTTGATACCGACAGGGCAGACAGAGGAAAATAGTACAGCGGTGAAAGTGTTGATCATCATCATACTGTCATTCATCATCGTCACAGCTTCCGTAGGCAACCTTCTCGTCTTCATCGCCGTTGTCATCGAACGGTCTCTACAGAGGGGCACGTACTTCCTCATCGCGTCGCTGGCGGTCGCTGACCTGCTGTGTGCGGTGCTGAGCATGCATTTCGCTGTCCACATCGCTTTGTATGGACAGTGGGTGTTCGGCGCTGTCTACTGTCGAATCTGGATCGCCTGTGACGTCGTGTTATGTTTTGCGTCAATCTTGCACCTGTGCCCTATCGCGCTGGACCGATACTTGTGTATCCGCCATTCAACGCTTTACGCCAGGACGGTGACCACTCCAAGAACGGTCGCCCTCATCGCAGGAATCTGGGCCTGGTCTCTCCTCGATGCTTTCGTCCTGGTCTATTTTGGATGGCAAAAGCCGGACAACGAGGGGTCGGGCTCTCAGCGGTGTGACGCCATCTTCAAACCTGGTTACATCATTGGTATCACAATCATCTCCTTCTACGTCCCCTGTATTGCCTTGCTCGTCATTTACACAAAGCTGTTCGTCTACGTGTTCTTGCACCAAAGGAAGATGCGCCAAAACGGAACCACAACCATTACGCGTTACAAACAGACCGATCTTAAAATTGCAATAAGTCTCACGATCATAACAGGGTCCTTCATGGTCTGCTGGGTACCCTTTTTCAGCGCTAATTTTGCCGAAGCTGTGAACGAGACTGATATATCGTCACTGACTTTCGTGGTCCTTACCTGGCTGGGATATGCCAACAGCTGCATCAACCCTGTTGTCTATGGGTTTTTCACAAAGCCATTTCGTTGCGCCTTTCGCCGGATGTTTTGCCTAAGACGATTCTATGATGAGAGCGGACATAGCCGCGTCAGTCACTTCACTATGGACAGGAGAGTTTCAACTGCCACTCTAAATAGATTAAACGTAGTACCAGAGACTCGGAGTTGCGTAGTATCCCTTGCAACAGACAGTAGGAAAGGCACGTTACCCTTAGCAACAGACAGTGGGAGTGGTCCGTTACCCTTAGCGACAGACAGTGGTAGAGGCACGTTACCCTTAGCAACAGACATTGGGAGTGGCCCGTTACCCTTAGCAACAGACAGTGGTAGTGGCACGTTACCCTTAGCAACAGACAGCGGGAATGGCACGTTACCATTAGAAACAGACAGTGCACGAGTGACGCGTGCGTTACCCTTAGCAACAGACAGTGAGCTTGACGCGGTACCCTTCGCAACAGACAGTGCGATTGACGCGTTACCCTTAGCAACAGGCAGTAGAAGAGGCACGTTACCCTTAGCAACAGACAGTAGGAGTGGCACGTTACCCTTAGCAACAGACAGTGAGCTTGACGCGGTACCCTTCGCAACAGACAGTGCGATTGACGCGTTACCCTTAGCAACAGGCAGTAGAAGAGGCACGTTACCCTTAGCAACAGACAGTAGGAGTGGCACGTTACCCTTAGCAACAGACAGTTGGAGTGGCACGTTAACCTGA
- the LOC138950556 gene encoding probable cytoplasmic aconitate hydratase produces MASTENNPFKSTLQTVKIGAEECRFYDLSKLDAGKLKKLPFSVRVLLESAVRNCDNFHVLEKDVQNILNWSPAMDTSVEIPFKPARVILQDFTGVPVVVDFAAMREAVKRLGGDPHKINPICPADLVIDHSVQVDVSRR; encoded by the exons AGAACAACCCCTTCAAATCCACCCTGCAGACGGTGAAGATAGGGGCGGAGGAATGTCGCTTCTACGACCTCTCAAAGCTGGACGCCGGCAAACTGA AAAAGCTGCCGTTCTCGGTGCGCGTGCTGCTGGAGTCGGCAGTGCGGAACTGCGACAACTTTCACGTGCTGGAGAAGGACGTGCAGAACATTCTCAACTGGTCGCCCGCCATGGACACCAGCGTGGAGATCCCCTTTAAGCCTGCACGTGTCATCCTGCAGGACTTCAC AGGGGTGCCCGTGGTGGTGGACTTTGCAGCCATGCGAGAAGCGGTCAAGCGACTGGGCGGTGACCCCCACAAGATTAACCCCATCTGCCCGGCCGACCTGGTGATCGACCACTCCGTGCAGGTGGATGTTTCCAGGAGGTAG